The segment GGTAAAGCCGCTGTCCTCAAGCAGGCTTGCCACCGCCGCGGCCTCCTGCTGGGCGCCGGGCAGCGGGCTCAGCGGGCTGCCGCCGCCGCGCGGATCGCCGATCACCAGCGCCGTGCGCCGGCCGCCGCGCCGCGGCAGCGCCGGGCGGTCGCGCTGCGAGACCAGCTGGCGCAGCACGCCATAGCGCACCGCCGGCGGGTTCAGCAGGCTGGGCCAGGCGCCCTCCTCGTCGGGGCGGCGGTCGTCCAGCATCTCCCAGGGGATCGAGGCGCTTTCGCGGTCCAGGATCAGCCGCAGGTTGCGATCTTCCAGGCTGTGCTGCTTCAGCCGCGCCGGCCAGAGCAGCTCGAACAGCGTGCGGCCCGGCGACAGGCCGGTCTCGTCCGCCGTGCCGGGGTCCGAGGGGATCTGGGTGATATAGTGCCGCACCAGGCGGCGGTTGGTGGCGACGGTTTCCGCCTCGACCCGGGCGCGGCCGTCGACCAGCAGGTAATGCAGGGGGCCGTTGGCCGAAGGCGGTGCGCCCGCCCGGCCCTGCGGGTCGGGCGCGGTGATGGTGACCTCCATCCACGAGGCCGGGTCGGCCTCGGGACCGGTGCGGCGGAAGCCGCCCCTGCCCTGGATCAGCCGCTCGGGATGCCGGAAGCGGTCGCGCATCTTCGGGATGCGGTTGCCGACCGCGTGCCAGGCGGTGACCGCGACCTGCTCCACCGCCTCGATGATCTCGACCTCGGCCAGGCGCGGGGCCTCGCCCGCGGGGTCCTGCTGGCCGGCCAGGATGCGGTTGGCCTGCTCGACCGCGTTGAGCAGCGCCGAGACGCTGTCCGAGACCGAAACCACGCCCGCGCCACTGCCCACCAGCACCGCCGAGACGCCGATCCGCGGTGGCGCATCCGGCGCGCCCGTGGGTGCTGCGGCAGGCAGGTCGCGCAGCGCATCGACATAGGCCAGCAGGCCCGAGCGGATGGTGGCGGTCAGCGCGCCGGTGGTCAGGTCCGACATGACGCCCAGGCCCACGACGATGCCGCCCCGGACGCCGCTGTCGCAGCGATCGCCGGCGCAGCCTTGCAGGTGCACGTCCCAGTTGCCGATCAGGCCGGGATGCAGGCCAAGCGCCTCGCGCCGGGCCAGCCGGCCGTGCAGCTGACGGTCCAGCGCCTGCTCGGCGCCCCGGATCGGATCCCCCAGGTTGTGGCCGACCAGGATCGGATGGCTGGCATGGCTCAGATCGCCATGCACCACCCGCACCCGGACCTCGGCCGGCGCCGCCTCGGCCGGGGCGGGGCTGGGCATGCGGCCGCCCATCGCCATGGCCAGAAGCTGCGGCGCCGCGGGGATCAGCGGCAGTTCCGCCTCGGCCGGGACGGCCTTGCGCGGGATGTCGGGGGCTTCCAGGCCGCGCAGGCCGGTGTCGCGCGTCACCTGCGGCGCGTCGGTCCTGCCGTCCAGCAGCAGGCCGGCGATGACCGGATGCAGGGAGCTGTCCTTGCACAGGTCGCCATGCTGGGACGGCGCGTACCAGGCCGGCACGCCCGGCGGAATGCCCGAGGACCACAGCACGGTGCCGTCGCCGCGCGGCGTGGTGGTCATGTGCAGGACCGGACCGTCCGGGCCGGTGCCGACCGCATAGAGCCGGTCGCAGGTCTGGCCCATGCCGGCCAGATAGAGACAGCGGCCGGCGGGCAGGCCGGCATCGCCCTGCATCAGGCGCCAGAACTCCCGCGCGGCCTTGACCGCCGCCGGATCAAGGCCGCGGTTCCCGGCCAGCGCGGCCCAAGCCGCGGCATCCAGCAGCTCGGGCGGCAGCAGCTGCAGCGCGCCGGGCCAGCGGCGCATGATCGCGGCGATGGCGGCGCGGTCCTCGCCCAGGCTCAGGGCCGCCAGCGCCTTGATGGTGCGGGAATGGCCCAGCAGCGCCAGCGCCATCGCCAGCGAGCCGCCATTGGGCGTGCCGAGCATCAGCAGCCGCGACTCGCCGCTGGCGGCGAAGGCGCGTTGCAGCTGCGGATCGCAAAGCGCCGCGCGCGCCACCAGCCCGCCCATGGAATGGCCGATGAAATGGATCGGCCGAGGTCCGCCCTGGCCCAGGCGCTGCAGCACCACCCGGGCCACGGCCGCGCCGGCGACCTGGATCGGCAGCCGCCAGTCATAGGCCAGCGGCAGCGGCTGATGCGTTCGCGACAGATGGGCGCGCAGCCCGCCGTAATAGGTCTCGATGATGCCGGTCGGGCCGACCGAGGGGCTGTCGATGGCCAGCCGGCCCACGCCGCCCAGGCAGATGCCGGCGGGGTTCAACCAGACCCATCGGCCGTTGGCCGACAGATGGCTGCCGGTGATGCCGGGCAGGATGACCGCCAGCGGCGGGGCCGGCCCGCGCAGCAGGGCGGGGGCCGACAGATCCTCGATCACCGCCAGCGCGGTATGGCCCTCCTGTTCGACCAGGCTGACGCCGCGGCGCGGGTCGGCTTCCTCGGCCCGGCGCAGCCGCTCCTCGGGCGAATCGGCGCGGCTCTGGAAGCGCCGGGGGTCCAGCAGCGCGTCCCGCACCTGCCCGGCGGTGGTGTCGTTGGCGAAATAGTTGAAATGCGTGACCCGCGCACCGCGGTCCAGCAGCACCGGCACCGGGCCGCGCGGAATGCCGCCATCCATCGCGGCGGTGTTGACCACCAGGTCGTGGTCGCCGTCGAAGAAATTGTCGGCGAACCACATCGCCAGCTTGCGCAGCGCGCCGGAGGGCTGGATGTCGCCGGCGATGACCACCAGCGCATCCGTCGCCCCCTCGGCCAGCGTTCGACGGCGGTTCAGCAGCGCCAGCAGCGGCGAATGCTCCGGCGCCATGGCGGCGATGCCCGGCAGCGCTTCGGGGCTGTCGCGCGAGGCGGTGGCGGCGCGGGCGAGCCGGCCCAGATCCTCGACCCGTTCCTCGGCTGCCTCGCCCAGCAGCCGGGCGCTTTGCCGTAAGGCGCAGAAGACCAGGTTCAGCCAGCGGTCGAGCCGCCCGCCGGCCAGGCTGGTGCCGCGCGCCGGGCAGGCGACGCGCACGAAGCGGCCGATCTTCACGCCGCGGTCGACCAGCGTCTTGCCCAGCGATTCCAGCCGCGCCCGGGCCTCGGCCGGGCAGGCGGCCAGGTCGGTCTGATCGAAGACCGAGCCGTCGTGGCGCCGGGCGATCTGCCCCAGCGCCAGCAACTCGCCCACCAGCCCGCCGCGGCTGTGGCTGACCAGATGCAGTTCGATCCCTTCGGGCAGCAGGTCCAGCAACGCCTGGGCGTTCTGCACCGGATCCTCGGTCAGGCTGCGATGATCATGGGCGATGATCCGGCCCTGATAGGCCCTGTGCAGCCCCTGCCAGATCGCCGGCTGGCGGGCGACGAGCTTGCCGAAGCTGCCCAGGGTGGACGAGGCGGTGCCATGCAGGAACAGCAGCCAGGGCTTGTCCTGCTGCCCGGCGAAATCGACCGGCTCCAGCCGGCCCTCGGGCGTCCAGCGATGCAGGCCCAGATCCGGGTTTGCATCCTCGATCTGCCGGGCCACCTCGACCGCGGGGGCCGAAACGTCCAGCACGGCCACGCGGTCGATCGCCCAGGTCAGCGCGTCGCGCGTTCCCGGCGGATCGTCTGGGCCGGGCGGCAGCACAAGATCGCGCAGGATCAGCACCTGCTCGCCCGTCGCGGCCGAGCGGCCCAGCACGCCGCCGGCGCCCAGCCGTTCGGCCGCCTCGTCGCCGCGGATCCACAGCAGGTCGCCGTCCTCGGTCTCGATCTCCAGCAATTGCTGCGGGGCCAGGTCCAGCTCGACCGGCTGCGCCTCGGTGCGGGTCACGGCCAGCCGCACGTTCTGCTGCACCGTGGTGCCGGGGCTGGCTGGCGCCGTGGCGGCGGCAGGCATGTGCCTGCCCTGGACCTGGATCTTCATCGCCCTTCTCCGCCGCTGGATGGCTGCTCGTTCTCGCCGGCGATCATCCCGGCCTCGTCCACCACCGCGTTCAGCAGGAACAGATAGGCCAGCGCCGGGGACATCTCGCGGCCCTTGAAGCTGCTGGAAAAGCGGCTGTTCATGTCCGCCCGATGCGAGAAGATCTCGTAGATGCGCCGCTGGACGAACTGGATCAGCGCCGGCCGGCGCATCGAGATCGGGAAGGCGTAGGGCTCATAGGACAGGTATTCGGCGCCGTCGGGCCTTTCGACCAGGCAGGGACCATGCGCGGCGTTCCAGTTCTGCAGCCGGTCGAGGATCAGCTCGCGGTCGCCCATGTAGATGCGACGCTGATTGCTGGGGCCGGCGCAGAACCATTCGATCAGCTCGGCATGGCTGGACAGCGGACAGAAATGATAGTCGGGCCAGGGCATCTGCTCGATGGGCTTGCGCTTGCCGGTCTTTTCCGGGGTCTCGGGCCTGGCCGCGCAGGCCGTATCCTGCAGGTCCAGGAAAGCGCGGGCGCAGGCGGCGTTGCGGTCCTTGCCATCGGCGAGCTTCAGGCAGCGCGCGACCTGCGAATCCATCTGCTTGGCATCGACCTCGACCTTGTCCCGCACCGCGGAAAGCAGCCTGGCGGTGCCGGGGTCGAGCGACTGGATCTCGGCCTCGCGCCTGGCCTCGTCCAGCCGCTGCGCCGCAAGGTCCAGCGCCGCCAGTGCCGCGAGCAGCCGCGGACTGGTGGCGAAGACCTTGGGCGCCGTGGGATCGTCGCCCGCGCGCCGCAACTCCTCGTGCGCGGTGGCCGCGCTCCAGCGCAGCTTGCAGCGTTGGTAGAGCAGCGGGCGCTGAAAGGGCAGCAGCGCGTTGAAGCGGTCGATCTCGCAGGTCTTGAAGGCCACGTCGCGGGCGGTGCTGTTGCCGATATAACCGATCAGCACGTCATGGCGCGGCGCACGCGCCACCTGATCCAGATAGGACACGCCCGAGGCGAAGACGATCGGCGAGAACACGCTGTTCAGCGTGCGCTCGGGGTCCGAGAAGCGCATGGTCACCGTGTCGCAAAGCAGGTCGATCCGCTGCGCCGCGTCCGCAGTCGGGCTCAGCCCGTCGAAGCGGTTCGCTGCGGTGACAGGACGGACCACCAGGTCGTAGCGGGCGCTGCCGGCGAAGATGTCAAAGCAGAGATCGGCCAGGAAGCCCCGGTAGGAGCCGGGCCGGTCCGGCTCGGCCCCCGGCAGGGCATAGGAAAACGGCGGCGCGTCGATGCGCACCCCAAGCACCACGGTTTCGCGCCCGTCCAGCAGGATGCTTCCATCCGGCGCCAGCGTCTGGGCCTTGCCCGCCATCGGCATCAGCAGCAGCGCCAGCACCGTGGCGGTGGCGCCATGCGCCGGCCAGCGCGGCCGGGTCCGGCGCACGCGCTGCGGCAGCTCGCCGAATACCCCGGCCGACAGGAAGGCCAGCACCGCCAGAACCAGATGCCCGGTCAGATCGAAGCGTTTCGCGCAATTGGCCGAGGCGAGCATGCCGAGACCCGGACAATCCTCGGCCAGGGTCGGATTCCAGTATTTCAGATGCTCCATCGACAGCAGCGCCACGCCGATCGCGCAGGCGACGCCATACCACAGGCGCATCGCCTGGCTTTTGCGCAGGTCGGCCGACAGCAGCGCCATGGGAATCAGCACCAGCAGGATGATCGCCTGGCTGGGATAATAGATGACAAAGGGCGCCACGCTGCCAACATAGAGGCTGAAGAAATAGGCCGAGGTCGGGGCGACGAAGAAGGCTCGCAACGCCGCCACCGCGGCCAGCGCGATCACCGAAACCGTCACCCCCAGGCACAGGCAGCCGAAGATCTGCGCCGCATAGCCCGAGCGGCGCTGCGATTTCGCCGAACCCGCCCAGTCGCCATTGTCCCACAGATATTGCCGCAGCGAGAAGGCCGCCAGCAGCGGCAGCCAGGTCAGCGCGGCGATGCGCAGCGTCTCGACCAGCGCGGTGGCCAGCACGCCATAGACGTTGCTGGTTTCGACGAAGGCGCCGATGGGCTCCAGGATGCCGCGCCAGGCTGCTGCGGCATAGAACAGGAAGACCGCGATCAGCGCCAGGAACAGCCCGGCCTCGGGGCCGGTGCCGGCGGTGTCGGGCCGTTCGGTGCGGGTCAGCAGGTCGTGCAGCGCCGGGTCGATGCGCGCCGGCGTCTCGGCCCCGGCTGCGGCCGGTTCGGCGGCATGCTCGGCCGCATCGGCGCTGTCGGCGGGGCTGTCCGGGTCGCGCTCCAGAAAAATCGCCAGGATCCCCACCAGATCGAAGCGCAGCGCCTCGGCCCGGGTGGCGCCGGCGGCCAGGAATTCGGCGAAGCGGGCGCGGCGGGCGCGAAGGTCCTTGTCGAGCGGCTCGGGCGGTTCCTCGAACATGCGACCATGGATCTCGTCCAGCAGCGCCACGGCGTCGGCGACATATTTCCGTTCCATCTCGCGGACTAAGGCCGATACCTCGTGCCCGGGCCAGTTGCCGCGGGCCGATTTGGCCCAGAATACCAGGATCTCCAACTGCGCCAGCAGCAGGACCATCTCGTCATGGCGGGACTGGCGCTGGGTGTCGGGCTGGTTGGTCCAGGCATGGCGGGCCAGCGTGGCCGACCAACGGTCGCGATAGATCTGCAGCCGCCGCGACAGCGCATCGGACGGCCGGTCCGTCGAGCAGGCGGCGTCCAGCGACACGATCAGGTTGCGCATGGTCTGTTCCAGACGCACCGGGATGCCGACGGCGCGATAGGCGCGGTTGCGCAGCCAGCCCTCGGTCACCTTGACCGGCGGCAGCATCTCGGCCAGCCCGGCGAAGGCGAAGGCCAGCATCAGCGGCCATTGCAGGCTGTCGAACTGCAGCTTGTCCAGGTCCATCTGGATGCCGGCCACCGGGATCATCTGCGTGGATTGCAGGATCAGCCGGCCGAAGAAGGTCAGCGAGACGTAAAGCAGCAGGATGGCGCCGGCATAGATGAAATAGGCCCGGATCAGCGCGCCATGGCCGCCGATGTCGCTGGGGCTGAGATCCGAAAGCGCACGCGAGACGGATCGGACATCCGAGCGGACCTGAAAGCGTTTCCAGGCGAAGACGGCGATGAAGATGCAGCCGAAGGCGAAGGCATAAAGAAAGCCCGGCGCGAATTTGATGCCCATCATCGGGATCTGGGCCAGCGCATCGGGACGCAAACCGTTATACGTCCACAGTGACAAGGGAACCCCGGCGGGCCATGGGTTTTCCATGAGGCCTCCGATACCGTTGAATATGGATCAGGCCCGGCGCCGTGGGCCGGGGCCCAGGCTGCGGGTCAGCAGCGCTGCAGGTTGGGATCGCAGGGTCCGGCTTCGGCCGAGGTGATGGTCAGGGCGGGACCCGCGGCAAAGGCCAGGCACAGGCAAAGGACAAGGAACCGCATGTCGAATCTCCATTCGCACCAGTTGAAATTAGCACGGATCATGCAATCCGGTAAGGAATTGTCGGATCAAGGCGTTAAATCCGCGTGAATTTTATTCCCGGGAATTGCGGCCGGGCATATTCTGTGGAGCGGCGGGAATCTCTCCAAGATCTTGTTTGTGACAAACCGGCGGAAGGAATATCGGCGGCAGTTAATCCGCCGCAGGCGGTCTGGAATACCTGTTTCGATGCCTTCCGGCACGGGCTGGAAAACCCCGGGTCCGGGCTTCGGGATGGCCGGACGCCACGGTCGGCAAGAACAGAGCGCGCCGATGGATGCTTATGGTCCCCTGCCTGTGTTCGTCAGCCCGATCCTCGGGCTGGGCGTCGCCCGCGTGCCGGCCGGGCTGTCGCGGCGCATCCAATCGCGCAGATAGGCAGCCTGCAGCGACCGGGGGGGGGTGGACAGGCCAGGCGCGCGGGCCGACATCCGACCGCCTTCCCTTTTGACCAATTCAGTCAGAGGATGGCCCCCCGCCGGCAAGGCCGGCGCGTTCGGCGGCTCCCGGCGGGGATCCTTGGAAATCGCGCGTATGGCTCGGCGATCCCCGTTGACGGCATGATTGTTTGTTAATAATGATTAACAACTTTAAGTTTTACCGTTTCCCAGTGCATATGTCCAAATCCCCCTGATCCACGCCGCACTGGTCGGCGACAGCCGGACGAACAACACATGATCCAAGCGACCCTTCGCCCAGCACTGGCGGGATGTATCATCCTGATGCCATTGGTGGTTTCCGCCCAGACCGCCACCGACAGCTTCAATGTCCGCATCACGATCGCCGAGGAATGCCAGATCATCTCGACCGAGACGCTGGATTTCGGCAATGCCGGCGTGCTGACCAGCGATGTCGATGCCAGCGCCACATTGCAGGTCGCCTGCACCAATTCCACCCCCTATGACATCGGCCTGGACCAAGGCAGCGGGGCAGGGGCGACCACCACCACCCGGCTGATGAGCGCGGGCGCCGACACCATCGGCTATCAACTGTTCCGCGACAGCGGCCGCACCGCCAACTGGGGCGATACCGTCGGCACCGACACCCTGGCCGCGACCGGCACCGGGGCGGCGGAATCCTTCACGGTCTATGGCCGGGTGATCGCCCAGACCACCCCGGCACCGGGAACCTATACCGATACCGTGACCGTGACCGTCACCTACTAAGCGGGATACCCATGATGTTCGACTTGCTTCGCCGCGGCCTTCTGGCCGCTTCGATGGCGCTTGCGCTGTCGGGTCTTGCCGCGGCCGAAGGGCTGCGGGTCTCGCCGGTCCTGCTCGAGGTGCCCGCCCCCGGCGCGGCCGCCACCCTGACCCTGCGCAACGAGGGGCGCGAGACGATCACCGTGCAGGCCCGCGCCTTCCGCTGGACGCAAGCCGGCGGGCAGGAGCAGTTGCGCCGCAGCGGCGAGGTGGTGGTCAGCCCGCCCGCGACCCGGCTGCCGCCCGGCGCCACCCAGACCATCCGCGTGGTGCGCACCGCCAAATCTGCGGTCAGGGGCGAGGAAGCCTGGCGCGTTGTCCTCAACGAGGTGCCTGATCAAGGCCGTAGGCGCAGCGGCGCCGTCGCCTTTGCCACCGAATTGCGCATCCCGGTCTTCTTCATCGGTGGCGGTGCCCGCAATCCCGATGTCGCCTGGGCGCTGCGCAGCAGCCGCGGCGCCACCTTTCTGGTGGCGCAGAACCGCGGCGACACCCGGCTGCGGCTGGCCGATTTGCGGCTCAGCGGTGCCAGCGGCGCCTCGGTTTCGCGGCCCGGGCTGATGGGCTATGTGCTGGGCGGCTCGACCATGCAATGGCCGGTGGCGCCGGCCGGCCGGCTGGGCGGCGGCGCCCGGCTGACGGCGGCGACCAACCTCGGGACGCTGGATGCCCAGGTTCCGGCGCGCTAGCCGGGGCAGGGCATACCCGCCGATCCGAAACCTGCTTGCCCTGGCGCTTCTCGTCGTGCTTGCCGGCCCGCTTTACGCGCAGCAGGCGCCGCCGGCCGGACGCGAGCTGTATCTGGAGGTCTTCGTCAACGGCCGGCCGATGAACCTGATCACCCGTTTCACCGACCTGGGCGGCGGGGTGCTGTCCGCCGATGCCGGCGAGCTGCGCAACAGCGGCATCCTGCCCGACGGAACCGCCACCCGAGGCGAAGTGCGGCTGGACAGCATCCCCGGCCTTGGCTGGCGGCTGATCGAACCCGAGCAGACCATCCGCTTCATTGTGCCCGACGCGTTGCTGGCGCCGCATGTGTTAAGCGCCGCGGCCGATGCCGAACCCCTGCCGGCGGCGGCGGAGGAGGAGGACGCTGCCCCCGCCGTCGATCATGGCTATGGGCTGGTGCTGAATTACGGGCTGGCCTTCGACAGCTGGCAGGGCCAGGCGGGCGGCTGGGATCATGACGTCTCGGGCAGTTTCGACGCCCGGCTGTTCATGCCGCTGGGCACGCTGACCCATGGTTTCGTCACGGCCGAGGACGAGCACGGCGCGCTGCGCCATCGTCGGCTCGACAGCTATTG is part of the Paracoccus sp. TOH genome and harbors:
- a CDS encoding CHAT domain-containing protein; amino-acid sequence: MKIQVQGRHMPAAATAPASPGTTVQQNVRLAVTRTEAQPVELDLAPQQLLEIETEDGDLLWIRGDEAAERLGAGGVLGRSAATGEQVLILRDLVLPPGPDDPPGTRDALTWAIDRVAVLDVSAPAVEVARQIEDANPDLGLHRWTPEGRLEPVDFAGQQDKPWLLFLHGTASSTLGSFGKLVARQPAIWQGLHRAYQGRIIAHDHRSLTEDPVQNAQALLDLLPEGIELHLVSHSRGGLVGELLALGQIARRHDGSVFDQTDLAACPAEARARLESLGKTLVDRGVKIGRFVRVACPARGTSLAGGRLDRWLNLVFCALRQSARLLGEAAEERVEDLGRLARAATASRDSPEALPGIAAMAPEHSPLLALLNRRRTLAEGATDALVVIAGDIQPSGALRKLAMWFADNFFDGDHDLVVNTAAMDGGIPRGPVPVLLDRGARVTHFNYFANDTTAGQVRDALLDPRRFQSRADSPEERLRRAEEADPRRGVSLVEQEGHTALAVIEDLSAPALLRGPAPPLAVILPGITGSHLSANGRWVWLNPAGICLGGVGRLAIDSPSVGPTGIIETYYGGLRAHLSRTHQPLPLAYDWRLPIQVAGAAVARVVLQRLGQGGPRPIHFIGHSMGGLVARAALCDPQLQRAFAASGESRLLMLGTPNGGSLAMALALLGHSRTIKALAALSLGEDRAAIAAIMRRWPGALQLLPPELLDAAAWAALAGNRGLDPAAVKAAREFWRLMQGDAGLPAGRCLYLAGMGQTCDRLYAVGTGPDGPVLHMTTTPRGDGTVLWSSGIPPGVPAWYAPSQHGDLCKDSSLHPVIAGLLLDGRTDAPQVTRDTGLRGLEAPDIPRKAVPAEAELPLIPAAPQLLAMAMGGRMPSPAPAEAAPAEVRVRVVHGDLSHASHPILVGHNLGDPIRGAEQALDRQLHGRLARREALGLHPGLIGNWDVHLQGCAGDRCDSGVRGGIVVGLGVMSDLTTGALTATIRSGLLAYVDALRDLPAAAPTGAPDAPPRIGVSAVLVGSGAGVVSVSDSVSALLNAVEQANRILAGQQDPAGEAPRLAEVEIIEAVEQVAVTAWHAVGNRIPKMRDRFRHPERLIQGRGGFRRTGPEADPASWMEVTITAPDPQGRAGAPPSANGPLHYLLVDGRARVEAETVATNRRLVRHYITQIPSDPGTADETGLSPGRTLFELLWPARLKQHSLEDRNLRLILDRESASIPWEMLDDRRPDEEGAWPSLLNPPAVRYGVLRQLVSQRDRPALPRRGGRRTALVIGDPRGGGSPLSPLPGAQQEAAAVASLLEDSGFTVTRLIGDAASPAQVVAALFSRSWSVVHVASHGVAGWQPRPEDPPMTGIVLGAPPLDVLEAPLLAQLPEPPDLVFLNCCHLGRISADGPFSGALRQDRPGFASSLAVELIERGCPAVVACGWAVQDDAAMRFAQGLFTELCAGADFGTAVRQARSATHAASAAMGSLDNTWGAYQCYGHPGFGLIDGRQERGAPQSDPASPAEALAEVRAHGSRLDILGSGAVVAQLSALSARIRENGWQGCSDLAAALGDAYAACGKLDLAAECYGRAASAEIPTLPLTALQESAPLLNRSDDGKLRTAIALLETLNASCGASLRRHVLLADLHRQRAILAPAAKTRQEALKRLEQALDRALALAGTAQQPGARAETDRLRLHRLLAQALLSQPPKALESDFRQLSARMDIQDRAEPLLALVGAVVTGDPGALPSAAPDSLLPAVALALAALPMRSPLREALERLRDRPGEG
- a CDS encoding fimbria/pilus periplasmic chaperone; this encodes MFDLLRRGLLAASMALALSGLAAAEGLRVSPVLLEVPAPGAAATLTLRNEGRETITVQARAFRWTQAGGQEQLRRSGEVVVSPPATRLPPGATQTIRVVRTAKSAVRGEEAWRVVLNEVPDQGRRRSGAVAFATELRIPVFFIGGGARNPDVAWALRSSRGATFLVAQNRGDTRLRLADLRLSGASGASVSRPGLMGYVLGGSTMQWPVAPAGRLGGGARLTAATNLGTLDAQVPAR
- a CDS encoding spore coat U domain-containing protein, whose protein sequence is MIQATLRPALAGCIILMPLVVSAQTATDSFNVRITIAEECQIISTETLDFGNAGVLTSDVDASATLQVACTNSTPYDIGLDQGSGAGATTTTRLMSAGADTIGYQLFRDSGRTANWGDTVGTDTLAATGTGAAESFTVYGRVIAQTTPAPGTYTDTVTVTVTY